The sequence TGCGGCATCAGGATATTGGAGTATTGCCACAACAGTGATTTCTACCGGCTCTGTAAACTCTATGCACGACAGTACGATGCCTCTTTCAGGGATGAATGAACTTCTTGCCATGATGATTAACTGCTTTTACGGTGGTTGTGGTGTAGGGATTCTAAACTACTTTATCTTCATTATTCTCGCAGTATTTATCAGTGGTTTGATGGTAGGAAGAACTCCTGAGTTTATGGGGAAAAAGATTGAGGCCAAGGAAATGAAGATTGCGATGATTGTTGCTTTGTTCCATCCATTTTTAATTTTGGTGGGGACAGCTTTAACAGCTTACTTACCGGAATTTGGAGCCAAAACATTAAATAATCCGGGATTCCATGGATTCAGTGAAATGCTGTATGAATTTACTTCTTCTTCGGCCAACAACGGATCTGGATTTGAAGGGTTGGGGGATAATACTCCATGGTGGAATATTTCAACCGGAATTGTATTGCTGTTATCAAGATTTATCCCAATCATAGGACCGGTAGCCATTGCAGGTTTACTGGCTCAGAAAAAATTCATTCCGGAAAGTTCAGGAACATTGAAGACAGATACAGCAACATTTGGTTTTATGACCCTGGCGGTTATCTTACTTATTGCTGCTTTGTCATTCTTCCCTGCATTAACTCTGGGACCTATTGCAGAACAGATACAGTATTTCTCTAAATAAATTGTGAACATTAAAAATTAAAATCAATAGTCAACCATTAAGGAAGCCGAATAGTTTAGAGAACTAGTCTAAAACTTACCGAAACGTTCACTCATAATATTATCCATTTCTACTCTCTATAATTGGGTTTACCTTGATGGTTATTATTGATTTATAATGATATAAACTCTTTCAAAAAAATGAAAAATCAATCACAAACATTGTTTCAAAAAGATTTGGTAAACGAAGCGATTAAACAGTCTTTCGTGAAACTGAATCCGAAAATTATGTTTAAAAATCCAGTTATGTTCCTGGTGGAGATCGGAACAGTGGTCATGTTTATAGTAAGCATGTTCAGCCTGACTGGTGATAAAACCCAGGGAAGTTTTTCTTATAATTTCCTGGTCTTCATCATCCTGTTTTTTACGGTATTATTTGCCAATTTTGCTGAAGCGATTGCTGAAGCCAGAGGAAAAGCACAGGCTGATACCCTGAGAAAAACCCGTGAAGAAACTCCTGCTAAGCTGGTTCTTGAAAATAAGCCAGGCTTTCAGGTGGAAACAGCCTTAAAAATGTCGGCTGAAATGAAGCTAGGCGATATTTTTCTTTGTGAAGCTGGAGATCAGATCCCGATGGATGGAGAAATCATTGAAGGTCTCGCTACCATTGATGAGTCTGCCATCACCGGAGAAAGTGCCCCGGTTATTCGAGAGGCAGGTGGAGATAAGAGTTCGGTGACTGGAGGTACAAAAGTACTTTCAGACAGAATTAAAGTAAAAGTAACTACCAAACCGGGAGAATCCTTTTTGGATAAAATGATTGCTCTTGTAGAAGGAGCTTCAAGACAGAAAACACCAAACGAAATCGCATTAACCATATTGTTAGCAGGATTTACTCTTACTTTTATTATTGTTACCCTGACTTTAAAGCCTTTTGCAGACTATGCGCAGACTCCGATTACCATTGCAGCATTTATTTCACTTTTCGTATGCCTTATTCCGACAACTATTGGAGGCCTTCTTTCTGCCATCGGAATTGCAGGAATGGATAGAGCTTTAAGAGCGAATGTTATTACAAAAAGTGGGAAAGCAGTAGAAACAGCGGGTGATATTGATGTTTTACTACTTGATAAAACAGGTACCATTACTATTGGAAACCGTAAAGCGACTCAATTTCATCCGGCCAACGGAATTAAGATTGAAGATTTTATTAAAGCCTCTGCTCTGAGTTCGGTCGCAGATGAAACACCTGAGGGTAAATCGATTATAGAACTTAGCCAGCTGAAATCAGAAGACCTGCTGGTTCCTAATCCAACATACATTGATTTTACTGCTGAAACGAGAACTTCAGGGATTGATTTTGAGGAAACAAGAATCAGAAAAGGAGCTTATGACACAATTAAAAAACTGACTGAAAAAGCCGGGAATCTTTTCCCACAGGAAACCCAGGATGCGGTAACCAAAATCTCTGAAAATGGAGGAACTCCTTTGGTAGTGGCTGTCAATGAAAAAGTATGGGGAGTGATTGAACTGCAGGATATTATTAAAACTGGCATCCAGGAACGTTTCCAGAGATTGAGAAAAATGGGGGTAAAAACGGTAATGGTCACCGGAGACAACCCTTTAACCGCAAAATTTATCGCAGAAAAAGCAGGAGTAGATGATTTTATTGCCGAAGCCAAACCGGAAGATAAGATGAACTATATTAAAAAGGAACAGCAGGAAGGAAAACTGGTTGCGATGATGGGAGATGGAACGAATGATGCTCCGGCTTTGGCCCAGGCTGATGTGGGCGTAGCGATGAACAGTGGAACCCAGGCCGCGAAGGAAGCGGGAAACATGGTAGATCTTGATAATGACCCTACCAAACTGATCGAAATCGTTGAGATTGGAAAACAGTTACTGATGACCCGTGGAACCTTAACCACTTTCAGCATTGCGAATGATGTTGCTAAGTATTTTGCTATTATTCCAGCACTGTTTATCACGTTTATCCCATCGCTTCAGAAGCTTAATATTATGAATCTTCACAGTCCGGAAACAGCCATTTTATCAGCGGTTATTTTCAATGCAGTGATTATTCCTTTCCTGATTCCATTAGCATTGAAAGGAGTGGCGTATAAGCCAATTGGAGCCAGTGCATTATTGAGAAGAAATCTTTTGATCTATGGGTTAGGCGGTGTTATCGTTCCTTTCATTGGAATCAAAATTATTGATGTACTGATTAGTTTATTCTATTAAAATTTAAAAAATGAAAAATCATATCGTTTCAGCATTCAGACTCACTTTGGTAATGCTGGCAGTTGTAGGAATTTATCTGATCATTGTATATGGAGGATCAAAAGTATTGCCTACTCAGGGAAATGCAGAGATTATTAATTATAAAGGACAGAAATTCTATGCCAATATCGGGCAGGAATTTAAATCTGAAAAATATTTCCATGGCCGTCCGTCCTCAGTAAACTATAATGCTGCAGGAAGTGGAGGAAGCAATAAAGGTCCCAGTAATGAAGATTATCTGGAAACTGTACAGAAAAGAATAGATACCCTGAAATTGCAAAACCCGGAAATGGGAAGTACTCATGTTCCTGTTGAGCTTGTTACAGCAAGTGGAAGTGGGTTAGATCCTGATATTTCAGAAGAAGGAGCATTGTATCAGGCTAAAAGGATTGCCCACATGAGAAGTCTTTCCGTTGAGCAGATCAACAATTTAATTAAAAATCAAACTGAAAAGCCCTTTTTAGGACTTTTCGGACCCTCAAAAGTGAATGTCTTAAAGCTTAATATTGCTTTGGACCAGTTAAAATAACTAACCATTAACCATGTCAGGGTTTTAATCTTGATGTGGTTAACATCCCCTAAAGTTAACGTGAAAAAATATCTATTTATAGGTGCAGTATTGGGAACATTTTTTTCCAAAGCACAATCATCAGATTCATTAAAAACAGGAAATAAAGTGACATTTTCTGCATATGCAGAACTCTTCTATACTTACGATTTTAATGAACCGGGAGATCATCTCCGTCAGAATTTTTTATATTCATACAACAGGCATAATGAGCTAAACCTTAATCTGGGATTGATAAAAGCTAATTATCAGAGCGAAAATGTTCGAGCCAATCTGGCATTAATGGGCGGAACTTACGCACAAGACAATATGGCTGCTGAACAGAATGCTTTACGATATATTAATGAAGCGAATGTAGGAATCAAAATATCCAAAAATAAAGACCTATGGATTGATGCGGGAATTATGCCCTCTCATATTGGTTGGGAAAGTGCGATAGGAAGAGATAATATTAATCTGACCAGAAGTTTTGCCGCTGAGAATTCACCTTATTTTGAAACTGGAGCTAAAATTTCATATACTTCAGATAATGGAAAATGGTTTTTAAGTGGATTGGTCCTGAATGGCTGGCAGCGTATTGCAAAAGTGAAAGGAAATCAGAATATTTCTTTTGGGCATCAGGTGACCTACAAACCAAATGATAAAGTAACTTTGAATAGCAGTTCATTTATTGGAAATGATAAAGCTAAAGATGAGAAAAGAATGCGTTATTTCCATGATTTGTATGGAAGTGTCCAATTGACGGATCAGTTTTCAGCTTTGCTAGGATTTGATATCGGAGCAGAGCAAAAGACCAAAGGAAGTGAGCAGTATAATATATGGTACAGCCCGAATGTACAAATGAAATATCAGGTTGATAGTAAATGGGCACTGGCCGGAAGACTGGAATATTATAATGATAAAAATGGAGTCATTATCAGCACAGGAACTCCTAATGGTTTTCAAACTTTCGGGTATTCGCTGAATGTGGATTATGCTGTGTTTAAAAATGTTGTTTTTCGTACTGAAGCAAGAGGATTTACTGCCAAGGATGCTATTTTTGCGAAAAATGATGATTTCAGAAAAGGAAATTTCTTTGTTACAACAAGTTTAGCGGTATGGTTTTAACCAAAGGAAATAGTGTTTAAAATAAAACTAAAAAGAATCAAATCAATGTCATCAGCAAAACATTTTTTAGAACTGATCCAGAAATCCCGGAAAGGAAAATTCAAGATCTATATTGGGATGAGCGCAGGTGTTGGGAAAACTTTCCGGATGCTGCAGGAGGCTCATGCTCTTTTACGGAATGGCATTGATGTAAAGATTGGTTATATAGAAACCCATGACCGGGAAGAAACGGTAGCTTTGGTGGAAGGAATTCCGGAAATTGAAAGAAAATCAGTCTTTTATAAAGGTAAAAACCTGGAGGAAATGGACCTCCAGGCTATTATTAATGAACATCCGGAGGTAGTTCTTGTAGATGAGCTGGCCCATACCAATGTGGAAGGCTCTAAAAATAAAAAGAGATGGCAGGATGTACTGGAAATTCTGGATAACGGAATCAATGTCATCAGTGCCATGAATATCCAGCATATTGAAAGTCTTAATGAAGAAGTTAAAAAAATTACAGGGGTTGAAGTTGCTGAAAGAGTTCCGGATAAAATTTTAGCGCTGGCCGATGAAGTGGTCAATATCGATCTTACTGCCGATGAGCTGCTCACGCGATTGAAGGAAGGAAAAATCTATAAGAAAGAGAAAATTCAGACCGCTCTAAGTAATTTCTTTCAAAGCGGACACATTCTCCAGCTTCGTGAGCTTTCGTTAAAAGAAGTGGCAACGCATGTAGAAAGAAAGGTGGAAGCTGAAATTAAGACAGAGAATTTTAAACCTATAAAATTCCTTGCTTGTATTAGCAGCAATGAGAAAATTGCCAAAACGATCATTAGGAAAACAGCCAGATTGGCGAGTTATTATAACAGTCCATGGACGGTTCTCTATATCCAGAAACCCTCTGAGAATCCTGAAAAAATAGCTCTGGACAAGCAACGGTATTTGATTAATAATTTTAATTTAGCACAGGAATTAGGAGCCAAGGTTGTCCGAATTAAGGAAAGCAGCGTTCATAACGGAATTCTGGAATATGTAATTGCCCATAACATTACCACAGTTTGTATTGGAAAACCTCATGCAAAACTCTGGCAGCGTTTGTTCGGTTACAGCTGGATCTATACTTTGATGAACAGGCTGAATGAAAGACAGGTAGACATTATTATTTTATCTTAAAAGTAATGAAATCGCAATGATTTGGAAACACAAACACCGAAAAGATGACGCGATTGCATATGTCTTTTAAAAAACAATAAGTATTCTCATATGAAACTTAAAACAAAACTCACCTTAGGCGTTGGCCTTTTATTTTTACTGATCGTCCTGCTTTCAGTGATAGGTTCTGTATATATTAATAAGCTGAAATCGGATACTGAAAAAATTCTTACAGCCAATTACAACAGTCTCGAGTTCTCTAAAAATATGCTTCTTGCCCTGGATCATATTGATACAGACAGTGCTGTTGCAGTGGCTGATTTTCAGAAAAATAACAGGCTCCAGGAAAAAAACCTTACCGAATTTGGAGAAAAAGAGGCTACCCAGAATTTGAATCTGCACTTCAGCAGCTATCTAAAAGAACCGACTTTCAATAAAGAAAAGCTGATCCGGGAAGATCTCGCAAAGATCATGTCTTTGAATATGAAAGGGATTGAGCGTAAAAGTGATATTGCGATTATCACAGCCGGAAATGCCACTTTTTGGATTGTCAGCCTCGGAACAGTCTGCTTCCTGATTGCTTTTATTTTACTTTTCAATCTGCCTCAGACCATTGCTGAACCTATCAACCAGTTAACCTTCAGTATCAGACAGATTGCAGATAAAAATTATAATGAAAGGGTACATTTTAAAGGGAGTGAAGAATTCAGCAGTCTTGCAGATTCTTTTAATGTGATGGCAGAAAAACTTCAGGAATATGAAAGCAGCAGTCTTTCTAAACAACTGATGGAGAAAAAAAGGATCGAAACTTTGGTCAATAATATGCATGATGCCGTGATTGGGCTGGATGAAAATCATTTTATCTATATGATTAATGATGAAGCTTTAAAGATTACCAATCTCCACAAAGAAGATATCATTGGAAAAACAGCCCATGAAGTTGCCGTTAATAATGATTTGATGCGTGAATTATTGAAGAATATCGATCATCCGGTGAAAGAACCTATCAAAATTGTCCGGGAAAACAAAGAAAACTACTTTGAACAGGATATTGTTCCCATCAATATTGTAAAAACAGGAGAGAAGGAGAAGAAATATATTGGAAAAGTGATTTTGCTGCGAAATATTACACCTTTCAAAGAACTGGATTTTGCTAAGACTAATTTTATTGCAACCATTTCTCATGAGTTAAAAACTCCGATTTCTGCTATTAAAATGGGAGTACAGCTGTTGGGAAATCAGAAATTCGGAGAGTTGAATGAGCAGCAACAGGAATTATTGAAAAGCATTAATGAAGATGGGCAGCGGTTGTTGGATATTACAGGTGAACTCCTTAATCTTTCGCAGGTGGAATCCGGAAACATCAGGTTAACGGTTGAAAAATGTTCCCCTAAAGAGATTGTACTGGCAGCTGTGAAAAATGTTGAAAAACTGGCAGAGCAAAAAAATATCTCAATACATACAGCATATCAGCTGGAAGATACTGATTTTGTAACTGCTGATTTTGACAAAACGGTTTGGGTAATGAATAATTTTCTTACCAATGCAGTCAAACATTCTTTTCAGGATGAAGAAATCCGGATTGTAGTGGAAAAAATAGATGCTTTTATCCAGTTTAATATCATAGATACAGGAAGTGGTATTGATGAAAAGTATCACAGACAGATCTTTGACCGCTATTTCCAGGTTCCGGGAGAACATCAGAACGGAACAGGTCTTGGGCTGGCGATCTCCAAAAATTTCATTGAAAAACAGAATGGGGAAATTGGAGTCAGTAGTGCTTTGAATAATGGAAGTACTTTTTATTTCAGACTTCCCATTGCTTAAAGTTTTATATATTTGAATCCTATCAAATAGAGACTATGAAAGAGCATCACTTTTATTCCAGTAAAATTAAAAGCCTGGTACTGCTTATCATTTCAT is a genomic window of Chryseobacterium nakagawai containing:
- the kdpB gene encoding potassium-transporting ATPase subunit KdpB; protein product: MKNQSQTLFQKDLVNEAIKQSFVKLNPKIMFKNPVMFLVEIGTVVMFIVSMFSLTGDKTQGSFSYNFLVFIILFFTVLFANFAEAIAEARGKAQADTLRKTREETPAKLVLENKPGFQVETALKMSAEMKLGDIFLCEAGDQIPMDGEIIEGLATIDESAITGESAPVIREAGGDKSSVTGGTKVLSDRIKVKVTTKPGESFLDKMIALVEGASRQKTPNEIALTILLAGFTLTFIIVTLTLKPFADYAQTPITIAAFISLFVCLIPTTIGGLLSAIGIAGMDRALRANVITKSGKAVETAGDIDVLLLDKTGTITIGNRKATQFHPANGIKIEDFIKASALSSVADETPEGKSIIELSQLKSEDLLVPNPTYIDFTAETRTSGIDFEETRIRKGAYDTIKKLTEKAGNLFPQETQDAVTKISENGGTPLVVAVNEKVWGVIELQDIIKTGIQERFQRLRKMGVKTVMVTGDNPLTAKFIAEKAGVDDFIAEAKPEDKMNYIKKEQQEGKLVAMMGDGTNDAPALAQADVGVAMNSGTQAAKEAGNMVDLDNDPTKLIEIVEIGKQLLMTRGTLTTFSIANDVAKYFAIIPALFITFIPSLQKLNIMNLHSPETAILSAVIFNAVIIPFLIPLALKGVAYKPIGASALLRRNLLIYGLGGVIVPFIGIKIIDVLISLFY
- the kdpC gene encoding K(+)-transporting ATPase subunit C — encoded protein: MKNHIVSAFRLTLVMLAVVGIYLIIVYGGSKVLPTQGNAEIINYKGQKFYANIGQEFKSEKYFHGRPSSVNYNAAGSGGSNKGPSNEDYLETVQKRIDTLKLQNPEMGSTHVPVELVTASGSGLDPDISEEGALYQAKRIAHMRSLSVEQINNLIKNQTEKPFLGLFGPSKVNVLKLNIALDQLK
- a CDS encoding porin, with protein sequence MKKYLFIGAVLGTFFSKAQSSDSLKTGNKVTFSAYAELFYTYDFNEPGDHLRQNFLYSYNRHNELNLNLGLIKANYQSENVRANLALMGGTYAQDNMAAEQNALRYINEANVGIKISKNKDLWIDAGIMPSHIGWESAIGRDNINLTRSFAAENSPYFETGAKISYTSDNGKWFLSGLVLNGWQRIAKVKGNQNISFGHQVTYKPNDKVTLNSSSFIGNDKAKDEKRMRYFHDLYGSVQLTDQFSALLGFDIGAEQKTKGSEQYNIWYSPNVQMKYQVDSKWALAGRLEYYNDKNGVIISTGTPNGFQTFGYSLNVDYAVFKNVVFRTEARGFTAKDAIFAKNDDFRKGNFFVTTSLAVWF
- a CDS encoding sensor protein KdpD, with translation MSSAKHFLELIQKSRKGKFKIYIGMSAGVGKTFRMLQEAHALLRNGIDVKIGYIETHDREETVALVEGIPEIERKSVFYKGKNLEEMDLQAIINEHPEVVLVDELAHTNVEGSKNKKRWQDVLEILDNGINVISAMNIQHIESLNEEVKKITGVEVAERVPDKILALADEVVNIDLTADELLTRLKEGKIYKKEKIQTALSNFFQSGHILQLRELSLKEVATHVERKVEAEIKTENFKPIKFLACISSNEKIAKTIIRKTARLASYYNSPWTVLYIQKPSENPEKIALDKQRYLINNFNLAQELGAKVVRIKESSVHNGILEYVIAHNITTVCIGKPHAKLWQRLFGYSWIYTLMNRLNERQVDIIILS
- a CDS encoding ATP-binding protein; this encodes MKLKTKLTLGVGLLFLLIVLLSVIGSVYINKLKSDTEKILTANYNSLEFSKNMLLALDHIDTDSAVAVADFQKNNRLQEKNLTEFGEKEATQNLNLHFSSYLKEPTFNKEKLIREDLAKIMSLNMKGIERKSDIAIITAGNATFWIVSLGTVCFLIAFILLFNLPQTIAEPINQLTFSIRQIADKNYNERVHFKGSEEFSSLADSFNVMAEKLQEYESSSLSKQLMEKKRIETLVNNMHDAVIGLDENHFIYMINDEALKITNLHKEDIIGKTAHEVAVNNDLMRELLKNIDHPVKEPIKIVRENKENYFEQDIVPINIVKTGEKEKKYIGKVILLRNITPFKELDFAKTNFIATISHELKTPISAIKMGVQLLGNQKFGELNEQQQELLKSINEDGQRLLDITGELLNLSQVESGNIRLTVEKCSPKEIVLAAVKNVEKLAEQKNISIHTAYQLEDTDFVTADFDKTVWVMNNFLTNAVKHSFQDEEIRIVVEKIDAFIQFNIIDTGSGIDEKYHRQIFDRYFQVPGEHQNGTGLGLAISKNFIEKQNGEIGVSSALNNGSTFYFRLPIA